A region of the Sulfurimonas crateris genome:
AACTCAAACTCTTTGCCCTGAAGCAGATGAAGTTTTGTCTTGTTGTGAGCAAAAACCATCTCTACGCGCGGTCCGAAAACGACATAGCACGAAGCGACCATATTTTGCGCCCCAAAACCGTTCTCATAGATGCCGAAAATCGAGCCCACACTCAGGTTTACATCTATCAATGATGAGCCGTCAAGCGGATCGTAGGCAATAAAATATCTGCCATCTTCGTGAAGAGTGAGCTCTTTTTCTTTCTCTTCACTTGCGATAGTATGGATAGAAGCTACATTTGAGAACTCCTCCTCAATGATCATATCGCACTTTATATCGAGTTGAAGCTGAGTCTCTCCGGAGCTGTTCTCCTGCTGTGAATAACCGATATCTTTCGTATCTATCGCATCTTTAATTCTAATTGCCGTTCTTTGTATGGCACTAAATATATCAGTCATCTATATTACACTTCCTTCGCGTTTTTAAGTATCCAAGATATTACATCTTCGCAGTTGTTTATATCTAGAATATCTACATTTTTTGGTAGTTCATAATCACTCAAGTTTATACTTCCGTCAGTCGCCAAAGCGTCCATATAAGGGAAATAGTCACTGTCTAGCTCATCTCTAAACACACTTATTCTAGGAAGAGGGAGATTTTTTAGCCCTTCTACCAGCAAGATGTCAAAGTCGTTAAAGAGCCTTATCATCTCATCAAGCTCTTTGCGTCTATGTGAAAAGTATGTCGTGCGGTTTGGAGATGTCACAATGACCTCTGCACCCGTGTCTGAGAACTTGTAGCTGTCTTTTCCTTCAACATCAAAACGAGCTTTATCTTTTGGGTCATGCTTAATAATAGCAACCTCTTTTTTAAAGTCGTGAATAAGTTTTCTGGCAACTTTTAAAATAAGTGTCGTTTTTCCGCTGTTTGACGGACCGGTAAATGCAACCGCTAATCTTTTTTTCAATCTTATTACTTTGTGAAAATTTAGGTGATTATACAAAATAGTCGTTAAAAGCTTGTTTAATAAGATATAATTCTGCGATTATTTAGAGGAATTTGAATGAAAACTTTTTTGACTATTTTAACTTTTTTAACGATTTTTAGCGGCTGTTCGAGCAAAGATGCTTTTTTTGGGTTTGATATGGATCAGTCTCAAAAACTAAGCGCTTCTAGCCTTCAGAGCTCAAAAATAGTCTCAAAAAACGCAGAAGTAAAAGGTACGATCTCTGTTATATATCTAAACGAGGTCTATCCGAAATCGTTTAATGGGCATGGGTACTTCTACATCTTTATATTTACAAAAGAGCCAAAGAAGCTTTATGATCCAAAAGAGCCATCAGAGTCAGATATGAAACTAAAACTAAACTCTGAGCTTCCTATAAAAGTCGAGAGGCTTGCTACAGAGAACAGATTCTCTCATCTGGTAGATACTAAAAACGAGTGGAACCAATACTATCTGGTCGCTTTTAATCCATCAGAGACAATAGAGCTTATAGTTGAAGATTTTGAGGATTCAAACTCAGTAGCAGCAGTTATAAAGTATAAGAAAGAGTAGGACAGAGAGCGCTCTTTAAAGAGCACGCAGAAGAGAGCCAAGCAGGACACTCATCACCTGCAATCCTATTATTATTACCAATGGTGCCAAGTCTAATCCATTAAAATTTGTTCTTATATATCTTCTGACCAAAGAGTAAGCAGGGTTAGTTACTCTATATAGAAACTGAACAATCGGATTAAACGGGTCAGGGTTTACAAAACTCAGCAGCGCCGTTATGATAACGACCCACATATATATATTTATAAGGGTAAGGGCTATCGCTCCAAGACCTTGAACTATATCTATTAAAATACTCATTTTGCTATCTCACCTATGTAATTTTTTATATATTTATATACCAAAGCAATATCAGGACCATCTTCGGCTCCTGTTAAAATAATTCTTAGAGGTTTAGAAAAATTTTCACCCTCAAGTTGCGACTCTTTCATAATATGGTTTTTAAAATCCTCATACTCTTCAAAGTAGGGTGCGCCTTCAACAGCCTCTGAGACTGTTTTTGCGTCCTCTGCAAACTCTATAGGTAGCTCTTTTTTTGCAAAAATGGCACCTATTTTTGATTTTAACTCTTTTGTAGTTGAGGCTTCCTCAAGATATACGCGTGCCAGTTCGCCAATATCGGCATCTGCAAAACCGACATATCTAGAGAGCTCCTTTGTATCTAGAGCTCTTAGATGCTCTTTGTTTATATCTCTTAATATCTCAATATCAAAACACTCAGAAGATTTTGATATATTTTTGAGATCAAACCACTCTATGGCGTCTTCTAAATTAAAGATCTCTTTTGGTGGCTTATTCCCGATCAATATAAGATAATTTGCAATGGCTGAGGGCAGATAACCCTCTTCAAGAAGCCATTTAACGCTTAAATCAGCATTCTCACCTACTATGGCAGGCAGATGCGCATATTCGATCTTCTTTTCATAGCCAAGCGATGTTCGGATCGTATCCTCTTTGGGTGCATCGCTTAGGTGCTCCTCATCACGGATGATTAAAGATATATCACTCAACATATCATCAATACCGCAAGCAAAGTTATAAGTGGGTATCTTATTTTCGTTCATTATGATGAAACTCTCCATATCTTGAGGCTTGAAAGTTATCTCACCTTTGATATGGTCTTTTATGGTTATCGGTTCTTGCGACTTTTTTATTCTCACAGTAAACGGATTTTCATTGTCAATGACAAGTTCTGCAGGCAAAGAAGCGCATGCATCATCATATCTGTATGCCTCTTTGTTATTTTTGGCTTCTTCTCTCTTTTTTTCAAGCCACTCGGGTGAGCAAAAACAGTTAAACGCCTTAGCCTCGTGCAAAAGCTGCAGAGCCATCGCTGCATGAAAACGAAAATTTTGGCTTTGGTGGACTACATGAGAGTAACCAATGCCGAAAAGTTCCAAAATACCAAGTGTCTCTTCATCTTTTTTCTCTATGTTTCTCTCTTTATCCATATCTTCTATGCGAACGATCAAATCTTCACCTCTCTGCTTAGAGACAATATAGTTAAACAGGGCAATTCTTAAATCACCAATGTGAATATCGCGAGTAGGGCTGGATGTAAATCTTAGCATTTCTATTCCTGCATAATGTAATTTTGGAATTCTATCAAGTTTTAGCTAAAGCTCGGATTTGATAGAATACACTTAATAAAAGTTTTAAATGAAAAGGTTTGGCAGATAATGAGTGAACACAAAGATTTTTTACGTACAATAGTTGAAAAAGACCTAAAAACAGGCAAATACAAAAATATTATTACAAGATTTCCTCCGGAGCCAAACGGCTTTCCTCATATTGGACACGCTAAATCTATCGCAATAAACTTCGGTATTGCACGCGATTACAATGGGCATTGTAACCTTAGAATGGACGACACAAACCCTACTACAGAAGATACTAAGTATGTCGAAGCTCTTAAAGATGCCGTTGAGTGGCTAGGCTTTGAGTGGAAGGGTGATGTACGTTATACATCTGATTATTTCGACAAACTTTATGCGTGGGCAATTGAACTTGTCAAGATGGGTAAAGCTTATGTTGACAGCTTAGATGAAGAGACTATGCGTGAGTACCGTGGTACAGTAACAGAAGCGGGAAAAAGAAGCAAATATGCCCATAGAAGCGCAGAAGAGAATTTAGACCTTTTAGAGAGAATGAAAAACGGCGAGTTTAAAGATGGCGAACATGTTCTGCGCGCGAAGATCGATATGTCTGCGGCAAATATGAAAATGCGTGACCCACTTTTATACCGTATACGTCATGCACATCACTATAGAGCAGGGGATAAGTGGGCAATTTATCCTATGTATGACTTTGGACACTGTCTCTCTGATTACATCGAGGGTGTGACCCACTCTATCTGTACGCTAGAGTTTGAGAACAACCGTGATATCTATGACTGGGTTATCGACACACTAGGCTTAGAGCCTCCGCGCCCTTATCAGCATGAGTTTGCACGTCTTGGTATCAACTATACCGTTATGAGCAAAAGAAAGCTTTTAGAACTTGTTGAGAAGAACTATGTAAACGGTTGGGATGATCCACGTCTACCTACTATTGCAGGGCTTAGAAGACGCGGATATACACCTGAGTCAATACTCAATTTTTGTGACACAATAGGTATAGCAAAAGCAAACTCAACCGTGGATGTAGCACAATTAGAGTTTTGTATCAGAGATGATCTCAACACAAAAGTGCCGCGCGTTATGTGTGTTCTTGACCCTTTAAAAGTAACTATAGAGAACTTCGTGGGCAGCGAAGAACTTGACGCCTCATACTACCCGGATGACGTTCCTAAAGAAGGATCAAGAAAGATACCTTTCTCAAAAGAGATATATATTGAGCGTGAAGACTTCTCACAAAACCCTCCAAAAGGCTATTTCCGTCTTACGCCTGATCAGCCTGTACGTCTTAAGCATGCTTATATCATTACATGCAAAGAGGTTAAAAAAGATGAGAGAGGCAATATAACTGAGATCATTGCCGAGTATAATCCAGAGTCTAAAAGCGGATCTGACACAAGCGGTATAAAAGTCAAAAGTGCCATCCAATGGGTAGATGCCACATCTGCTAAAAAAGTGGAGGTAAGACTCTATGACAGGCTCTATTCATGTGAAAATCCTGATGGACTAGATGATCTCAATCCTGATTCTCTTAAAATTATAAAAGATGCGCTTATTGAGCCTGCGGTTGTAGCAGAGAAGCCGGATGTGCGATTTCAGTTTGAAAGAGAAGGGTACTTTTATGCTGATCCAATAGACTATACGGACGCAAACCCTGTATTTAACAAAATAGTAGGTCTCAAAGACTCTTATGCCAAAAAGAAAGAGACACCTAGAAGTGAATCTAAATCCCAGGTTAAAAAAGTACAGATCGACGGTGAAACAGAGCCTATGAGTGAGAGTGAGCAAGCTCTATTTAACAAATACACGACTACACTTAAACTAAACAGTA
Encoded here:
- a CDS encoding glutamine--tRNA ligase/YqeY domain fusion protein; its protein translation is MSEHKDFLRTIVEKDLKTGKYKNIITRFPPEPNGFPHIGHAKSIAINFGIARDYNGHCNLRMDDTNPTTEDTKYVEALKDAVEWLGFEWKGDVRYTSDYFDKLYAWAIELVKMGKAYVDSLDEETMREYRGTVTEAGKRSKYAHRSAEENLDLLERMKNGEFKDGEHVLRAKIDMSAANMKMRDPLLYRIRHAHHYRAGDKWAIYPMYDFGHCLSDYIEGVTHSICTLEFENNRDIYDWVIDTLGLEPPRPYQHEFARLGINYTVMSKRKLLELVEKNYVNGWDDPRLPTIAGLRRRGYTPESILNFCDTIGIAKANSTVDVAQLEFCIRDDLNTKVPRVMCVLDPLKVTIENFVGSEELDASYYPDDVPKEGSRKIPFSKEIYIEREDFSQNPPKGYFRLTPDQPVRLKHAYIITCKEVKKDERGNITEIIAEYNPESKSGSDTSGIKVKSAIQWVDATSAKKVEVRLYDRLYSCENPDGLDDLNPDSLKIIKDALIEPAVVAEKPDVRFQFEREGYFYADPIDYTDANPVFNKIVGLKDSYAKKKETPRSESKSQVKKVQIDGETEPMSESEQALFNKYTTTLKLNSMVADILARDEKLSSFYAEVLSANNSPVTIANLVANEVARELKEKEVHELQFNASDVAKLVQMLDDGTISNKIAKEVFEEMAKSGEDPKRIVEAKGLVQISDTAVIEPIIDDIIAKNPDNVEKFRAGNTNLLGFFVGQVLKATGGKANPKVVNELVAQKLK
- the mobB gene encoding molybdopterin-guanine dinucleotide biosynthesis protein B; the encoded protein is MKKRLAVAFTGPSNSGKTTLILKVARKLIHDFKKEVAIIKHDPKDKARFDVEGKDSYKFSDTGAEVIVTSPNRTTYFSHRRKELDEMIRLFNDFDILLVEGLKNLPLPRISVFRDELDSDYFPYMDALATDGSINLSDYELPKNVDILDINNCEDVISWILKNAKEV
- the gltX gene encoding glutamate--tRNA ligase; the protein is MLRFTSSPTRDIHIGDLRIALFNYIVSKQRGEDLIVRIEDMDKERNIEKKDEETLGILELFGIGYSHVVHQSQNFRFHAAMALQLLHEAKAFNCFCSPEWLEKKREEAKNNKEAYRYDDACASLPAELVIDNENPFTVRIKKSQEPITIKDHIKGEITFKPQDMESFIIMNENKIPTYNFACGIDDMLSDISLIIRDEEHLSDAPKEDTIRTSLGYEKKIEYAHLPAIVGENADLSVKWLLEEGYLPSAIANYLILIGNKPPKEIFNLEDAIEWFDLKNISKSSECFDIEILRDINKEHLRALDTKELSRYVGFADADIGELARVYLEEASTTKELKSKIGAIFAKKELPIEFAEDAKTVSEAVEGAPYFEEYEDFKNHIMKESQLEGENFSKPLRIILTGAEDGPDIALVYKYIKNYIGEIAK
- a CDS encoding YggT family protein, whose product is MSILIDIVQGLGAIALTLINIYMWVVIITALLSFVNPDPFNPIVQFLYRVTNPAYSLVRRYIRTNFNGLDLAPLVIIIGLQVMSVLLGSLLRAL
- a CDS encoding class 1 fructose-bisphosphatase; the protein is MTDIFSAIQRTAIRIKDAIDTKDIGYSQQENSSGETQLQLDIKCDMIIEEEFSNVASIHTIASEEKEKELTLHEDGRYFIAYDPLDGSSLIDVNLSVGSIFGIYENGFGAQNMVASCYVVFGPRVEMVFAHNKTKLHLLQGKEFEFVKEIRLNEKGKLNAPGGTQQNWKPYHKELVDSFFAEGYRLRYSGGMVPDLHQILLKGGGLFSYPGTSDKPDGKLRKLFEVFPFAFIFKTAGGEAIDGKKDLMELGHAHIHDTSPCFFGSKYEIQRVKEVYADN